The Acinetobacter chinensis genomic sequence ACTTCTGCATAAAAGGCATCGAAACTGAACCAGTGAATTGCCTGTGCCACAGTCACCAGATCAACTGAAGCAGATCCAAGGGTCGAATGCTCTGCTGGCTGCGCCTGATAAGTGACATTACTGAACTGAGGTGCCTGTGCGAGCTGTGCAGCACTGAGATCGGTTGCCATCACGTGCTTAAAAAAAGGGGCGAGCATCTGAGTAAACTGCCCCGAACCTGCACCACAGTCCCAGGCACACTCACGCTGTGAAACATGCCTGAGGACTTCATCAAGCACTGCCTGTGAATACTGCGGTCTGGCCTGTCGGTACAGCTCACTGCCCGAAGAAAACAGATCTTTCATTACGCTCAACCCTGTTTCTATACATACATCACATCATGACGCCAGAAACAGGGCTCGGCAATACAGCCAAAGTTAAAAATGGTCTGTCAGATTCAGATCAGAATTTATAACCATAGGAAAAACCCAGAATGTTCTGATTCATTTTCAGTGTGGTTTTTCCGCCACCAAATGCAGGGGAAACTGCGCCTTCTACATCATCCTCAAGCGCATGTGTATAAGCAACGCTGATTTCCTGATGTGGGTCAATATTGTACGTTGCCCCGATACTGACGTGATCCTGAATCACACCTGGTGCAAGAATATTCAGAAACGTTTCACTGTCCTGTACAGGTTGATCATTGTGACTGTAACCTGCCCGCAGTGTCAGCTGAGGTGTTGCCTGATATGATGCTCCGACTTTATAGACATTGATATCATCCCAGCCAAACCCTGGACCTCTGACTGTGCCAAAAGCATGTCCCTGCTGCAACTGTGCCACATCAAATGTATTTCCCACCGAATCGACATCTGAATAATTGATTCGCTGTACATCTGCTGCCAGTGTCAGTTTGGGTGTGACCTTAAATGCAGCACCAACGCCATAACTTTCCGGCACATCAAAATCACCCTGCTCTGTAAAAAGTCCACGGTATTTATCAAAACGGTCTGCATCGATTTTAGAAGAATAATTTGCACCCAGGGTCAGACGCTCATCAAAGAAATGACCTGCCCAGCCAATACGTGCGCCAATACCTGTAGATGAATCCTTACCACGGTTGCTCAGGTTTGCGCCATCAGCCGAATAACCTGCAAAACCACCAATCCCTCTGGCTTCAAAACGCTGATAAAGAATATTGGTCGCAATACCAATCGACTGATAATCTGTATATTTCCAGGACACTGCAGGAGAAACAAAAACCTGCGTCAGGTCAACACCTGCTGATCCTGTATTTCCAAAGGCAGCATAGGGATTTTTGTCATAGCCTGTATTCATGCCACCATTGCCATAAACAGCCAGCCCCAGCGCCACCTGGTCATTAATTTCATGATTCAGCGCAATATCAGGAATGACAAAATACTTACGTCCGTTGCCATCATAGCTGCCATTGGCTCCATACTGATTGCCTGAAATTTTCGAAGAACGGTCAGGAGAAAATACGGTCAGACCCGCATCCACCCGACTGCCGATCCAGCTTAAACCTGCGGGGTTACTGGCAATGGTTAATGCATCCTGAAACTGGGCAATGGAAGTCCCCCCATTACCCTGAACTTTAACACCATAGCCATGCATAAAATAACCTGTGGTTGCAGATGCAGAAGTACTGATTAAAGCGATCACAACACTGAGGGATAACAGCGAAACTGAATGATTCATATTTTATCTTAACTAAAAACAATATATAACAAAGTATATTGTTAGCAGCTTATGCATGTAATCAAATATAAATTCTAATACTTATTCTTTTTATTCATATAAAAGACAGATCAGGGATTACAGCAGATTTTATAGCGCAAATTTCGATGTGCAATCCCGTCAGAGAGCTGAAAATTTCAGCTCTGACAGTAAAAAATCTCAGTTCAACACCCGTTCAATGACATAGGAAGTCTGTGCGATGGGCACCATCTCACTGTTCAACTGATAATATCTGACATCATAGGTTCCTGGCTTCCAGCCTTTTGCAGGACTGAAACTGACCCAGTTCTGCTGGCTGTCAGCCGTGATCCGCTGTGGCATAAAAAACAGCACTTCACCGCTGTCTCTGTTGCTCCAGCGGATAAAAATCTGCTTACCACTGTCCACCTTACCCTGTGTATCCAGATGTGCGAACAAAGGCTGGTGCAACGGTATATCACGGGGCATAACCGCAGATGCTGTTATGGATTCATAAAAACTCACTGTCGCGCTTGCCACTAAAGGCGTTGCTGGATCAGTATTTTTTGCTTCAATAAATTCATTCATCAGGCGGTTTGCAAACATGCGTTTATCCTGGATTTCGGACAGATCATAATCCGGAAAAACCTGCTCCAGATAATGACTGATCTGCTCGGATGAAGCAGTGTTGATCAATGCGGTGATTTCTGGAGTCTGTGTTTTCAGCTGGGTCTGCCATGACGGCACACCCTGTCCTGTCTCCAGCTGAGCAGAAGATGGATGTTGCAGCTCAGCCAGAACCTGATCAGGCACCTTTGTCTCTGGTGTCTGATCAGAAGACCAGTGAGCGGTCAGATAGCCCAGTCCAAAGCACAGGATAGCAATGACCGCAGTTACAGCATAATGCATGACTAAGGCTTAACTGCAGACAATCTGCTCATTATTCATCACATTGTATGGCAGTTTGGATGCCTCAAATGTAGAACCCTCTGCAAGCACTCTGGCACGGTTTGCTCCCTGAGCATTGAGCAGTTTCAGATCACCGCTGACACAGACACCGGTCTGAGCCGTATTTTTCAGGTTCAGTACACACCCTGCCTGCGTGACCGTAAATGTTTTCAACCCTGAAACTGTGGTCGTTTTACAGGCAGTGACAATAGGGTTCCCAGACTGGTCTTCGCAGGCTGAACAGTCGTTGTTCTTTTCACAGGCAGATGCTGCTTTTTCACTGCGGCAGACATAAGTCACTGCACCTTTGACAATGGTCTGACTATAAGAGGAGTTAAAGTTATCGCCGCCATCACCGCCACCACAACCACTGAGCAGCGCAACCAGAAATGCCGAAAATCCAAAACCTAAAATTTTTTTCATTGTTATCTCAATTATTATCCTCAATCTTTTATTTTAACCAATAAAAAAACCCCAGACAATGTCTGAGGTTTTTTGAATATGGTGGCGAGACCCAGGATCGAACTGGGGACACACGGATTTTCAATCCGTTGCTCTACCTACTGAGCTATCACGCCGATGCGGTGTATTAAGCCGTATCTGCTCTGATTAGTCAATAAAAATCATCACATTTTTATTTGATCGCATATTTTTTATGCAAAAAAAAATCCCTGATGGGATCAGGGATTGAAAACACAAATACGTTTTAAATATGGTGGCGAGACCCAGGATCGAACTGGGGACACACGGATTTTCAATCCGTTGCTCTACCTACTGAGCTATCACGCCGATGACGCGTATTAAACAGTTTAAGTCCCTGAGCGTCAAGCAGCTTTCTGAATAATTGCTTTTAAATGTTCACTTTTACAGCATATTATCTATTTTTTAAAACTGTTTACTGCTGATGATTCAGTTATATAGTCGGTTTTTATTAACCTACACACATAAAAAAAGCAGTCCTGAGACTGCTTTAAAAACGGTATTCTTCAAATTTTACCGATGTGATCCAGACAGCGGTGTATCGCGCCACAGCCCGGTTCGAAGGCTTTAACACCCTTTTCTTCTTCCATACGACAGGCTTCTTCCACCAGCCTTTCAGCAACGCCCCGCCCTCGGTTAGCGGGATGAACCACGATATTTTCCAGGGTTCTGCTGTCTCCCTGTCCAGTGCACCAGAGTGCACCAATCAGTTTAGTATTAAATTCTGCGGTATAAACCAGGGTATACTGAGCTAAGTTCTGCTCAAGTTGTTCAATGGCATCCTGCCCATCACTAAATTCTGGGCTTGTGTCATACAGTCGCTCAAGCTGGCTGCGCACTTCGTCATTTTCAAGTGAAGTATAGGCATGTACGGTTATAGGCATTGATTAACCCTCCTGAGCAATCTAATATGCAGTGACTTTCGTCAAAGCGAAACATCTTTACATCAAACTTTTAATTTTTGACGTTTTTTGAGGAACGTGTCTATGGCGCAACGTATCAGTGAAGTAGTAAGAAACACCAACGAAACTAAAATACGTGTTCGTGTGAATCTTGACGGTACTGGTCAAGGCACGCTGAACACCGGTGTT encodes the following:
- a CDS encoding OmpP1/FadL family transporter, whose protein sequence is MNHSVSLLSLSVVIALISTSASATTGYFMHGYGVKVQGNGGTSIAQFQDALTIASNPAGLSWIGSRVDAGLTVFSPDRSSKISGNQYGANGSYDGNGRKYFVIPDIALNHEINDQVALGLAVYGNGGMNTGYDKNPYAAFGNTGSAGVDLTQVFVSPAVSWKYTDYQSIGIATNILYQRFEARGIGGFAGYSADGANLSNRGKDSSTGIGARIGWAGHFFDERLTLGANYSSKIDADRFDKYRGLFTEQGDFDVPESYGVGAAFKVTPKLTLAADVQRINYSDVDSVGNTFDVAQLQQGHAFGTVRGPGFGWDDINVYKVGASYQATPQLTLRAGYSHNDQPVQDSETFLNILAPGVIQDHVSIGATYNIDPHQEISVAYTHALEDDVEGAVSPAFGGGKTTLKMNQNILGFSYGYKF
- a CDS encoding GNAT family N-acetyltransferase, which translates into the protein MPITVHAYTSLENDEVRSQLERLYDTSPEFSDGQDAIEQLEQNLAQYTLVYTAEFNTKLIGALWCTGQGDSRTLENIVVHPANRGRGVAERLVEEACRMEEEKGVKAFEPGCGAIHRCLDHIGKI